A single region of the Silene latifolia isolate original U9 population chromosome 8, ASM4854445v1, whole genome shotgun sequence genome encodes:
- the LOC141597217 gene encoding calmodulin-binding protein 60 B isoform X1 has translation MQRQTRAMERSNSMRGKRSLDDSGSNGDGADEQPERKRPALASVIVEALKVDSLQKLCSSLEPILRRVVSEEVERALARLGPSRINGRASPKRIEGSDGRNLQLQFKSKLSLPLFTGGKVEGEQGATIHVVLIDATTGHVVTSGPESSIKLDVVVLEGDFNNEDDEDWSQEEFESHVVKEREGKRPLLTGELQLQVTLKEGVGTLGELTFTDNSSWIRSRKFRLGLKVAPGYCEGVRIREAKTEAFTVKDHRGELYKKHYPPALTDEVWRLEKIGKDGSFHKRLNTAGIYVVEDFLRLAVKDSQKLRNILGSGMSNRMWEALMEHAKTCVLSGKLYVYYSDDTRNVGVAFNNIYELSGLIAGDQYLTADTLTESQKVYVDTLVKKAYDNWHQVIEYDGKALINSKQTRRTRSSQNEVPMNSIGYPNAVMDNQLSLSRLPVPALAEQQLVENSVAAPPASGYNDNLAGRFANQSHHMNSNPQNQFDQTSFSQQELLGNTHHPLLPVSNNREGGLALGPPQPSSSGFQLMQPSQPPNINPYDDWSQNPFTEDDIRNRSHELLESDDMQQLLRIFSMGGHGTMPEDNFFIPTPSTYGNTYEEDRARPGKAVVGWLKIKAAMRWGFFIRKKAAERRAQLVELDD, from the exons ATGCAGAGGCAAACAAGAGCCATGGAGAGATCCAATAGTATGAGAGGAAAACGGAGCTTGGATGATAGTGGTAGTAATGGTGATGGTGCTGATGAACAGCCTGAGCGAAAACGGCCCGCTTTAGCCAG TGTGATTGTTGAAGCTTTGAAGGTGGACAGCTTGCAGAAACTTTGCTCGTCATTGGAACCTATACTTCGTAGAGTG GTGAGTGAAGAAGTGGAGAGGGCTCTGGCACGGCTAGGCCCCTCGAGAATTAATGGGAG GGCTTCACCAAAGCGAATTGAAGGCTCAGATGGAAGGAACTTGCAGCTGCAGTTTAAATCCAAATTATCACTCCCTTTGTTTACTGGAGGCAAAGTTGAAGGAGAACAGGGTGCTACCATCCATGTTGTATTAATCGATGCCACTACAGGTCATGTGGTCACATCTGGTCCTGAGTCCTCCATAAAGCTTGATGTTGTCGTTCTTGAAGGTGATTTTAACAACGAAGATGATGAAGATTGGTCTCAGGAAGAGTTTGAAAGCCACGTAGTCAAAGAACGTGAAGGGAAAAGACCACTTTTAACTGGGGAGTTGCAG TTGCAGGTGACTCTTAAAGAGGGCGTAGGGACACTTGGTGAACTTACATTTACTGATAATTCAAGTTGGATAAGAAGCAGGAAGTTTAGGCTGGGGTTGAAGGTGGCCCCGGGATATTGTGAAGGTGTGCGTATACGGGAGGCAAAAACAGAAGCCTTCACTGTCAAGGATCACAGAGGGGAAT TATACAAGAAGCACTATCCGCCAGCATTGACTGATGAAGTGTGGAGATTGGAGAAGATTGGGAAAGATGGATCTTTCCACAAGAGGCTGAATACTGCTGGAATTTATGTCGTGGAAGATTTTCTTCGTCTTGCTGTTAAAGATTCACAAAAACTAAGAAAT ATTCTTGGAAGTGGCATGTCTAATAGGATGTGGGAGGCTCTCATGGAGCATGCAAAGACATGTGTTCTTAGCGGGAAACTGTATGTTTACTATTCCGATGATACCAGAAATGTTGGTGTGGCATTCAACAATATATATGAACTAAGTGGCCTCATTGCTGGAGACCAATATCTTACTGCTGATACTCTAACTGAGAGCCAGAAG GTTTATGTTGATACTCTTGTGAAGAAAGCGTATGACAACTGGCATCAGGTCATAGAGTATGATGGCAAGGCCCTTATAAATTCCAAGCAAACTCGAAGGACACGTTCATCTCAGAATGAAGTTCCAATGAATTCTATAGGCTATCCGAATGCCGTAATGGATAATCAGTTGTCTCTTTCCCGGTTGCCCGTTCCAGCCCTTGCTGAGCAGCAGTTGGTGGAGAATAGTGTTGCTGCACCTCCAG CTTCAGGTTACAATGATAATCTAGCCGGAAGATTCGCTAATCAGTCACACCATATGAATTCCAACCCACAAAATCAGTTTGACCAAACCTCGTTCTCCCAGCAAGAACTCCTCGGCAATacacatcatcctcttctcccTGTAAGCAATAACAGGGAAGGAGGGTTAGCCCTCGGACCTCCCCAGCCCTCTTCTTCCGGGTTTCAACTCATGCAACCATCACAACCACCCAATATCAACCCTTACGATGATTGGTCGCAAAACCCGTTTACCGAGGACGATATTCGTAATAGAAGTCATGAGTTGCTTGAGAGTGATGATATGCAGCAACTTCTGAGAATCTTCAGTATGGGAGGTCATGGGACTATGCCTGAAGACAATTTCTTCATTCCGACACCTTCTACATACGGTAATACTTATGAGGAGGATCGGGCACGCCCTGGTAAAGCAGTTGTTGGTTGGCTGAAGATCAAGGCGGCCATGAGGTGGGGATTTTTTATCAGGAAAAAAGCGGCCGAGAGGCGTGCTCAACTTGTTGAGTTGGATGACTGA
- the LOC141597216 gene encoding bifunctional dethiobiotin synthetase/7,8-diamino-pelargonic acid aminotransferase, mitochondrial codes for MYATVISLTKLSRHRHHYRHLSTLPLSHPIYTVWSSNTGLGKTLVSAGLAASPSATSSFHFRYIKPVQTGFPVDSDSRFVFSAVYDLHRRRCDGGGGVVLKDKVGKVSAAVTEAEALWECRRERKVGVGVGGGVVECRTLYAWKEAVSPHLAVEKEGMRIEDEELLKELKKCLWESNHGVNGEEKNEEEEVWGLIETAGGVASPGPSGTLQCDLYRPFRLPAILVGDGKLGGISGTVSAYETLKLRGYDVAAVILEDGGLANEISLSSYLQNGVPVLVLPPIPQDPSDNLMEWFEKSEDVFASLKQILLSTFSDRVQRLHVMREKAGDILWWPFTQHQLVPKEKITVIDSRCGENFAIHKVQDHNVNVIAEQFDACASWWTQGPDSALQTELARDMGYAAARYGHVMFPENVYEPALRCAELLLDGVGKGWAARTFFSDNGSTAVEVALKMAFRKFLHDHEKVVDFSDQKSEQSIEFRVLALQGSYHGDTLGAMEAQAPSSYTGFLQQPWYIGRGHFIDPPTVFMHHGKWNILLPNEVQSEGPKLKDLIFELREELFLESRDASEVSKIYSSYISKALSAYSGRDQNKWIAALIMEPVIHGAGGMHMVDPLFQRMLVKQCRSKKIPVIFDEVFTGFWRLGVESAAELLHCTPDIACYAKLMTGGIIPLAATVATEDVFKTFVDDSKLKALLHGHSYSAHAMGCSAAVTAIQSFKDPKKNPNILPEGELLRELWDAELVHKISLHPQIKRLVMLGTVFALELQAEGSNVGYASTYAMSLVQELREEGIYMRPLGNVLYLMCGPCTPPHLCSQLLQKLYQKIDEFHKSSSKAQANER; via the exons ATGTACGCAACCGTAATTTCACTAACCAAACTCTCCCGCCACCGTCACCATTACCGCCACCTCTCAACCCTCCCTCTCTCCCACCCCATCTACACCGTATGGTCCTCCAACACCGGCCTCGGAAAAACCCTTGTTTCCGCCGGCCTCGCCGCTTCCCCCTCCGCCACCTCCTCCTTCCACTTCCGCTACATCAAACCGGTACAGACCGGTTTCCCGGTCGACTCCGACTCCCGGTTCGTATTCTCCGCCGTATACGACCTCCACCGCCGCCGTTGCGACGGCGGTGGCGGTGTGGTTCTGAAGGACAAGGTGGGGAAGGTGTCGGCGGCGGTGACGGAGGCGGAGGCGCTGTGGGAGTGTAGGAGGGAGAGGAAGGTGGGGGTTGGGGTGGGAGGAGGGGTGGTGGAGTGTAGGACGTTGTATGCGTGGAAAGAGGCGGTTTCGCCGCATTTGGCGGTTGAAAAGGAAGGGATGAGGATTGAAGATGAAGAATTGTTGAAGGAATTGAAGAAATGTTTATGGGAGAGTAATCATGGTGTTAATGGTGAAGAGAAaaatgaggaggaggaggtttgGGGGTTGATTGAGACTGCTGGTGGTGTTGCCAGTCCTGGTCCTTCTGGTACTCTTCAGTGTGATCTCTATAG ACCGTTTCGTTTACCTGCGATTCTCGTTGGAGATGGAAAGTTAGGTGGTATTTCTGGAACTGTTTCTGCATATGAAACCTTAAAGCTCAGAGGCTATGATGTTGCAGCCGTTATACTTGAAGATGGCGGTCTAGCCAATGAGATCTCTTTGTCGTCTTATCTACAGAATGG TGTCCCAGTTCTTGTACTACCTCCTATTCCACAAGATCCATCTGACAACCTGATGGAATGGTTTGAAAAATCCGAGGATGTATTTGCATCTCTCAAGCAAATACTTCTGTCAACATTTTCAGACCGAGTACAACGATTGCATGTGATGCGAGAGAAGGCAGGAGATATTTTATGGTGGCCTTTTACACAGCATCAACTTGTACCCAAAGAAAAGATCACTGTGATAGATTCTCGCTGTGGCGAAAATTTTGCTATTCATAAG GTTCAAGATcacaatgtcaatgtcatagctGAACAGTTTGATGCATGTGCTAGTTGGTGGACGCAAGGCCCTGACTCTGCCTTACAG ACTGAATTGGCTAGAGATATGGGCTATGCTGCGGCTAGATATGGCCATGTGATGTTTCCGGAGAATGTTTATGAACCAGCACTACGTTGTGCAGAACTTTTGCTTGATGGAGTTGGGAAAG GTTGGGCTGCTCGAACTTTCTTCTCAGATAATGGGTCAACAGCAGTTGAAGTTGCTCTTAAGATGGCATTTCGCAAATTCTTGCATGATCATGAAAAGGTTGTTGATTTTTCAGACCAGAAATCGGAACAATCTATAGAATTTAGG GTACTGGCTCTCCAAGGGTCTTATCACGGTGACACATTGGGAGCCATGGAAGCGCAAGCGCCATCATCTTACACAGGCTTTCTTCAGCAACCATG GTACATTGGCAGAGGCCATTTCATAGATCCACCAACTGTCTTCATGCATCATGGGAAATGGAATATACTTTTACCAAACGAAGTTCAATCTGAAGGGCCTAAGCTAAAAGATTTGA TCTTCGAATTGCGAGAGGAGCTTTTCTTAGAAAGCAGGGATGCATCAGAAGTCTCTAAAATATATTCCTCTTATATATCAAAAGCACTATCAGCATACTCTGGAAGGGACCAGAATAAATGGATAGCAGCACTAATCATGGAACCAG TTATACATGGTGCTGGAGGTATGCATATGGTTGATCCACTTTTTCAACGGATGCTTGTCAAACAGTGTCGAAGTAAAAAAATTCCCGTCATATTTGATGAGGTCTTCACAGGATTCTGGCGCTTGGGAGTGGAG TCTGCAGCCGAACTACTTCACTGTACACCTGATATAGCCTGTTATGCAAAGCTTATGACTGGTGGGATCATACCTTTGGCTGCCACAGTGGCAACTGAGGATGTTTTCAAGACTTTTGTTGATGACTCAAAG TTGAAGGCGCTTTTGCATGGGCACTCTTATTCTGCGCATGCTATGGGGTGTTCTGCTGCTGTTACAGCTATTCAGAGTTTCAAAGACCCTAAGAAAAACCCCAATATTTTACCTGAAGGAGAATTGCTTAGAGAG CTTTGGGATGCAGAACTTGTGCACAAAATTTCATTGCATCCACAAATCAAAAGATTGGTTATGCTGGGGACTGTCTTTGCGCTGGAGCTCCAAGCCGAAGGTTCTAATGTTGG GTATGCATCGACTTATGCAATGTCATTGGTTCAAGAACTTCGTGAGGAAGGCATATATATGAGGCCCTTAGGGAACGTGCTTTACCTCATGTGCGGACCTTGCACACCCCCTCATCTTTGTAGCCAATTGCTTCAGAAATTGTATCAGAAAATCGACGAGTTTCACAAAAGCAGCAGTAAAGCTCAAGCTAATGAGCGTTGA
- the LOC141597217 gene encoding calmodulin-binding protein 60 B isoform X2: MQRQTRAMERSNSMRGKRSLDDSGSNGDGADEQPERKRPALASVIVEALKVDSLQKLCSSLEPILRRVVSEEVERALARLGPSRINGRASPKRIEGSDGRNLQLQFKSKLSLPLFTGGKVEGEQGATIHVVLIDATTGHVVTSGPESSIKLDVVVLEGDFNNEDDEDWSQEEFESHVVKEREGKRPLLTGELQVTLKEGVGTLGELTFTDNSSWIRSRKFRLGLKVAPGYCEGVRIREAKTEAFTVKDHRGELYKKHYPPALTDEVWRLEKIGKDGSFHKRLNTAGIYVVEDFLRLAVKDSQKLRNILGSGMSNRMWEALMEHAKTCVLSGKLYVYYSDDTRNVGVAFNNIYELSGLIAGDQYLTADTLTESQKVYVDTLVKKAYDNWHQVIEYDGKALINSKQTRRTRSSQNEVPMNSIGYPNAVMDNQLSLSRLPVPALAEQQLVENSVAAPPASGYNDNLAGRFANQSHHMNSNPQNQFDQTSFSQQELLGNTHHPLLPVSNNREGGLALGPPQPSSSGFQLMQPSQPPNINPYDDWSQNPFTEDDIRNRSHELLESDDMQQLLRIFSMGGHGTMPEDNFFIPTPSTYGNTYEEDRARPGKAVVGWLKIKAAMRWGFFIRKKAAERRAQLVELDD, translated from the exons ATGCAGAGGCAAACAAGAGCCATGGAGAGATCCAATAGTATGAGAGGAAAACGGAGCTTGGATGATAGTGGTAGTAATGGTGATGGTGCTGATGAACAGCCTGAGCGAAAACGGCCCGCTTTAGCCAG TGTGATTGTTGAAGCTTTGAAGGTGGACAGCTTGCAGAAACTTTGCTCGTCATTGGAACCTATACTTCGTAGAGTG GTGAGTGAAGAAGTGGAGAGGGCTCTGGCACGGCTAGGCCCCTCGAGAATTAATGGGAG GGCTTCACCAAAGCGAATTGAAGGCTCAGATGGAAGGAACTTGCAGCTGCAGTTTAAATCCAAATTATCACTCCCTTTGTTTACTGGAGGCAAAGTTGAAGGAGAACAGGGTGCTACCATCCATGTTGTATTAATCGATGCCACTACAGGTCATGTGGTCACATCTGGTCCTGAGTCCTCCATAAAGCTTGATGTTGTCGTTCTTGAAGGTGATTTTAACAACGAAGATGATGAAGATTGGTCTCAGGAAGAGTTTGAAAGCCACGTAGTCAAAGAACGTGAAGGGAAAAGACCACTTTTAACTGGGGAGTTGCAG GTGACTCTTAAAGAGGGCGTAGGGACACTTGGTGAACTTACATTTACTGATAATTCAAGTTGGATAAGAAGCAGGAAGTTTAGGCTGGGGTTGAAGGTGGCCCCGGGATATTGTGAAGGTGTGCGTATACGGGAGGCAAAAACAGAAGCCTTCACTGTCAAGGATCACAGAGGGGAAT TATACAAGAAGCACTATCCGCCAGCATTGACTGATGAAGTGTGGAGATTGGAGAAGATTGGGAAAGATGGATCTTTCCACAAGAGGCTGAATACTGCTGGAATTTATGTCGTGGAAGATTTTCTTCGTCTTGCTGTTAAAGATTCACAAAAACTAAGAAAT ATTCTTGGAAGTGGCATGTCTAATAGGATGTGGGAGGCTCTCATGGAGCATGCAAAGACATGTGTTCTTAGCGGGAAACTGTATGTTTACTATTCCGATGATACCAGAAATGTTGGTGTGGCATTCAACAATATATATGAACTAAGTGGCCTCATTGCTGGAGACCAATATCTTACTGCTGATACTCTAACTGAGAGCCAGAAG GTTTATGTTGATACTCTTGTGAAGAAAGCGTATGACAACTGGCATCAGGTCATAGAGTATGATGGCAAGGCCCTTATAAATTCCAAGCAAACTCGAAGGACACGTTCATCTCAGAATGAAGTTCCAATGAATTCTATAGGCTATCCGAATGCCGTAATGGATAATCAGTTGTCTCTTTCCCGGTTGCCCGTTCCAGCCCTTGCTGAGCAGCAGTTGGTGGAGAATAGTGTTGCTGCACCTCCAG CTTCAGGTTACAATGATAATCTAGCCGGAAGATTCGCTAATCAGTCACACCATATGAATTCCAACCCACAAAATCAGTTTGACCAAACCTCGTTCTCCCAGCAAGAACTCCTCGGCAATacacatcatcctcttctcccTGTAAGCAATAACAGGGAAGGAGGGTTAGCCCTCGGACCTCCCCAGCCCTCTTCTTCCGGGTTTCAACTCATGCAACCATCACAACCACCCAATATCAACCCTTACGATGATTGGTCGCAAAACCCGTTTACCGAGGACGATATTCGTAATAGAAGTCATGAGTTGCTTGAGAGTGATGATATGCAGCAACTTCTGAGAATCTTCAGTATGGGAGGTCATGGGACTATGCCTGAAGACAATTTCTTCATTCCGACACCTTCTACATACGGTAATACTTATGAGGAGGATCGGGCACGCCCTGGTAAAGCAGTTGTTGGTTGGCTGAAGATCAAGGCGGCCATGAGGTGGGGATTTTTTATCAGGAAAAAAGCGGCCGAGAGGCGTGCTCAACTTGTTGAGTTGGATGACTGA